The proteins below come from a single Mesobacillus jeotgali genomic window:
- a CDS encoding TIGR03943 family putative permease subunit: MQFHVQQAARALILLGFSILIYMLHFTGKIYLFINPKYLLLSQAAAFLFLILFFIQITRVWTVKGAHDHDSCSHVGECCSHDDHHNHFHDHGTSPFSVKKLLSYSIIVLPLLTGFFLPAKVLDSAIADKKGAMLSIAGSSKSSQGSQTTSETKEQEDSQGTGEAGQSTEESDYQAEQGTDIPEGTETATGYENQMTDEEYNKKIEELETGTIIFNDSIYSSYYEEISSDIDKFQGRKVSLYGFVYKEEGFAENQLVVSRFLVTHCVADASIIGFLSEFPDAATIEKDTWIKIEGVIETGSYMDTPIPLVKVSKWEITEEPEVPYLYPVSINRE, translated from the coding sequence ATGCAATTCCATGTACAGCAGGCGGCAAGAGCCCTGATCCTGCTCGGATTTTCCATCTTGATTTATATGCTGCATTTTACAGGAAAGATTTATTTATTCATTAACCCAAAGTATTTGCTATTAAGCCAGGCAGCCGCGTTCCTATTTTTGATCCTGTTTTTCATCCAGATTACCCGCGTCTGGACAGTAAAAGGGGCACATGACCACGACTCCTGCAGTCATGTGGGTGAATGCTGCTCTCATGATGATCACCATAACCATTTTCATGACCATGGCACATCACCTTTTTCAGTAAAAAAACTGTTATCCTACTCAATCATCGTACTGCCTTTACTGACAGGCTTTTTCCTGCCTGCAAAGGTTCTTGACTCCGCGATCGCCGATAAAAAGGGAGCGATGCTGTCGATTGCCGGCTCAAGTAAAAGCAGTCAGGGCAGCCAGACAACAAGTGAAACGAAAGAACAGGAAGACAGCCAGGGAACTGGCGAAGCTGGCCAATCAACAGAGGAGAGTGATTATCAGGCTGAGCAAGGTACTGACATACCCGAAGGCACCGAGACTGCCACAGGTTACGAAAATCAAATGACAGATGAAGAGTACAATAAAAAGATAGAAGAGTTAGAAACAGGGACCATTATCTTCAATGACAGTATCTATTCATCTTACTATGAGGAAATCAGCTCCGACATCGACAAGTTCCAAGGCCGGAAGGTAAGCCTATACGGCTTTGTTTATAAAGAGGAAGGCTTTGCAGAAAACCAGCTGGTCGTATCACGCTTCCTGGTCACCCACTGTGTTGCAGATGCCAGCATCATCGGATTTTTATCTGAGTTCCCGGATGCAGCGACGATCGAAAAAGACACCTGGATCAAAATAGAAGGTGTAATTGAGACTGGTTCATACATGGACACCCCTATCCCGCTTGTTAAAGTCTCTAAATGGGAGATTACTGAAGAACCGGAAGTTCCATATTTATATCCTGTCAGCATAAATAGAGAATAA
- a CDS encoding permease yields MIRLIRSNLLDITGFAVILAFLMLLSLGMGFQSELEIPSSILNLNTIFLSILIEAFPFVLIGVLIAGMIQIFVTEEHISRWIPKNKYLAIVMSCSVGALFPACECGIVPIIRRLVGKGVPIAAAIGFMLTGPLINPIVIASTYMAFGNDFKIAALRMGLGFAIAIIVAFMVGMIFKGTQFKKSTSLHVHSHSGKQSFLEKFWSMLQHSIDEFFDMAKYLIIGAFLAALVQTYMPAKTLLEIGSGAASSLAVMMGLAFFLSLCSEADAFIGASFSSIFPSTSILGFLIFGPMIDLKNTLIMMSVFRFKFVMTVLALVAGTVFTILMLFGSML; encoded by the coding sequence ATGATACGATTAATCCGGTCTAATTTATTGGACATTACAGGTTTTGCTGTCATTCTGGCGTTTCTCATGCTGCTAAGCCTTGGGATGGGGTTTCAGAGTGAGTTGGAAATCCCCTCTTCCATTCTGAATCTGAATACGATATTTCTCAGCATTTTAATAGAAGCCTTCCCATTCGTTCTGATTGGGGTGCTGATTGCGGGGATGATTCAGATTTTTGTCACCGAGGAACATATAAGCAGGTGGATTCCTAAGAACAAATATTTGGCGATTGTCATGAGCTGCAGTGTTGGCGCTCTTTTTCCTGCCTGCGAATGCGGAATCGTTCCAATCATCCGCAGGCTAGTTGGCAAAGGAGTCCCAATAGCCGCTGCCATTGGTTTTATGTTGACGGGCCCCCTCATCAACCCGATTGTCATTGCGTCTACATATATGGCTTTTGGCAACGATTTTAAAATCGCTGCGCTTCGAATGGGATTGGGTTTTGCCATCGCGATCATTGTCGCCTTCATGGTTGGAATGATTTTCAAAGGAACGCAGTTCAAAAAAAGCACCTCATTGCACGTGCATAGCCATTCTGGAAAACAGTCCTTCCTCGAAAAGTTCTGGTCCATGCTCCAGCATTCAATTGACGAGTTTTTCGATATGGCCAAATATCTAATCATCGGCGCATTCCTGGCCGCTTTGGTTCAGACCTATATGCCGGCAAAAACATTATTGGAAATTGGCAGTGGTGCCGCTTCCTCACTGGCTGTCATGATGGGACTAGCGTTCTTCCTGTCCCTTTGCTCTGAGGCAGATGCCTTCATTGGGGCTTCCTTCAGCAGTATCTTTCCTTCAACCTCAATCCTTGGTTTCCTGATTTTTGGGCCGATGATTGACTTGAAAAATACGCTGATCATGATGAGCGTATTCCGATTTAAATTTGTCATGACCGTTCTCGCGCTCGTCGCTGGGACTGTATTCACTATTCTCATGCTGTTTGGCAGCATGCTATAG
- a CDS encoding metal ABC transporter solute-binding protein, Zn/Mn family — translation MKITKLSLGLLLLVGLTLAGCSSSKESATKEISEATKLTVYTTIYPLQDFAKKIGGEFVDVESIYPPNVDAHSFEPSTKDMMKLAEADLFIYSGAGIEGFTEKAEKALKDEKVMIVKAAENAEMIETSHDHSHEGEDAHSEEGHHDEEAAHSDEEHQDEEAAHSDEEHHDEEASHSEEEHHDEEASHSEEEQHDEQATHSEEEHHDEEAAHSDEEHHDEEAAHSDKEHHNEEAAHSDEEHNDEEASHSDEDHHAKNLDPHVWLDPILSIKLASNIKDSLVQQMPEHEQEFEQNFAQLEKDLKELDNEFKTTINQAENKHLLVAHEAYGYWSNRYGIIQIAVNGLSPTQEPSQRELTKLIEEAKEHNLKYIAFEQNVSSRVAEIIQSEIGAETVTLYNLESISVEDMKNQEDYFSLMRKNLKTLEKVLN, via the coding sequence ATGAAAATTACTAAACTATCACTGGGTTTACTGCTATTAGTGGGTTTGACACTAGCCGGATGTTCTTCTAGCAAGGAATCCGCCACCAAAGAAATTTCAGAAGCTACTAAGCTTACGGTCTATACAACCATCTACCCTCTTCAGGATTTTGCAAAAAAAATCGGCGGGGAATTCGTGGATGTGGAAAGTATCTATCCACCGAATGTAGATGCCCACAGTTTCGAACCAAGCACGAAGGATATGATGAAGCTTGCTGAAGCTGATTTATTCATTTATTCCGGAGCTGGAATCGAAGGATTTACAGAAAAAGCAGAGAAAGCCTTGAAAGATGAAAAGGTCATGATTGTAAAAGCAGCAGAAAATGCGGAAATGATTGAGACTTCCCATGATCATTCCCATGAAGGGGAAGATGCTCATTCCGAAGAAGGACACCATGACGAGGAAGCCGCTCATTCTGATGAAGAGCACCAAGACGAAGAAGCCGCTCATTCTGATGAAGAGCACCATGATGAAGAAGCCTCTCATTCCGAAGAAGAGCACCATGACGAAGAAGCCTCTCACTCTGAAGAAGAACAACACGACGAGCAAGCCACTCATTCTGAAGAAGAACATCATGACGAAGAAGCCGCTCACTCCGATGAAGAACACCATGACGAGGAAGCCGCTCATTCTGATAAAGAACATCATAACGAAGAAGCTGCTCACTCTGATGAAGAGCACAATGACGAAGAAGCCTCTCACTCGGACGAGGATCATCATGCTAAAAACTTAGATCCACATGTATGGCTCGATCCTATCCTGTCTATCAAACTAGCTTCCAATATCAAAGATTCCCTAGTTCAACAGATGCCAGAGCACGAACAGGAATTTGAACAGAATTTTGCGCAGCTTGAGAAAGACCTAAAGGAATTGGACAATGAATTTAAAACTACGATTAATCAGGCTGAAAACAAACATCTGCTTGTCGCCCATGAAGCGTATGGATACTGGTCAAATAGATATGGAATCATCCAGATCGCTGTCAATGGACTTTCTCCCACACAGGAGCCTTCACAACGGGAATTAACAAAGTTAATTGAGGAAGCAAAAGAACATAATTTAAAATACATTGCATTTGAACAGAATGTTTCGTCACGCGTGGCAGAAATTATTCAAAGCGAAATTGGTGCCGAGACAGTTACCCTGTATAATCTTGAGTCCATCTCGGTTGAAGATATGAAGAACCAAGAGGACTATTTCAGCCTGATGCGAAAAAATCTGAAGACGCTGGAAAAAGTGTTAAACTAA
- a CDS encoding IS1595 family transposase, which translates to MSKAFSNLLKHIGNLSHTEKERVFQWVKRYVEPSSSVGGRLINEMRETRFKEGFECPHCASGHIVRFGKYNGRQRYRCKCCSKTFTDTTNTVLYRTRKGDEWITFVDCMFKGYSLRKSAEIVGVTWVTLFYWRHKLLSALKQMDFKQFDGIVEVDETYFLYSQKGHRGITERKPRKRGGKSKHRGISHEQVCVLVARDRTKATVSKVACMGRVVKTKVDSMIGSKLTSDNVLVTDAWRAYKTYAKEKGLEHYRIKSNDGKHVIKGLYHIQNVNGLHSRMKRWIDRFKGVATKYLDNYLAWFLFVDSRSNESTKHNVKEFLLSSFVFEMTDTYDSLRLSKFIV; encoded by the coding sequence TTGAGCAAAGCGTTCAGTAATCTATTAAAACATATCGGGAATTTATCACACACAGAAAAAGAGCGAGTGTTTCAATGGGTAAAACGCTATGTTGAACCTTCATCCTCCGTTGGTGGTCGTCTAATTAATGAAATGCGAGAAACTCGTTTTAAAGAAGGATTTGAATGTCCTCATTGTGCATCTGGACACATTGTTAGGTTCGGCAAATACAATGGTCGCCAACGTTATCGTTGCAAATGTTGTAGTAAGACCTTTACTGATACAACGAATACAGTTCTTTACCGTACTCGTAAAGGTGATGAATGGATTACATTTGTTGACTGTATGTTCAAAGGCTATTCCCTGCGAAAATCTGCCGAAATCGTAGGGGTTACTTGGGTTACGCTTTTTTATTGGAGACACAAACTGTTAAGTGCATTAAAACAAATGGATTTTAAACAATTTGACGGTATCGTTGAAGTTGACGAGACCTATTTCCTATACTCTCAAAAAGGACATCGTGGGATTACTGAACGTAAACCTCGCAAGCGAGGCGGTAAATCAAAACATAGAGGAATAAGCCACGAACAAGTATGTGTTCTTGTTGCAAGAGACCGCACTAAAGCAACTGTCTCTAAAGTTGCTTGTATGGGGCGTGTTGTCAAAACCAAAGTTGATAGTATGATTGGTTCTAAACTAACATCTGATAATGTACTCGTTACAGATGCGTGGAGAGCCTATAAGACGTATGCAAAAGAAAAAGGTTTAGAGCATTACAGAATCAAATCAAATGATGGAAAACACGTTATAAAAGGCTTGTACCATATTCAAAATGTCAATGGTCTGCATTCACGAATGAAAAGGTGGATAGACCGTTTTAAAGGTGTGGCTACGAAATACCTTGATAATTACCTTGCTTGGTTCTTGTTTGTAGATAGCCGTAGTAACGAAAGCACAAAACACAATGTAAAAGAATTTCTTTTATCATCATTTGTATTTGAAATGACGGATACTTATGATAGTTTGCGTTTATCTAAATTCATTGTGTAA
- the rpsN gene encoding 30S ribosomal protein S14, which produces MAKKSKVVKEKKRQELVLKYADLRRELKEKGDYEALRKLPRDSAPTRLKNRCEVTGRPRGYLRKFKMSRIAFREYAHKGQIPGVKKSSW; this is translated from the coding sequence TTGGCTAAAAAATCAAAGGTTGTAAAAGAAAAAAAGCGCCAGGAGCTGGTGTTGAAATATGCTGACCTGCGCAGGGAACTAAAAGAAAAAGGTGATTACGAAGCGCTGAGGAAGCTTCCGCGTGATTCCGCACCGACTCGCTTGAAAAATCGCTGTGAAGTGACGGGCAGACCCCGTGGATACCTCCGTAAATTTAAAATGTCACGTATTGCTTTCCGTGAATACGCCCATAAAGGCCAGATTCCGGGCGTGAAAAAATCCAGCTGGTAA
- a CDS encoding type B 50S ribosomal protein L31 — MKENIHPDYHKVVFMDTNSGFKFLTGSTKTSNQTIQWEDGNTYPLIKVEVSSDTHPFYTGVQKFSDRGGRTERFMKRYSLKEK; from the coding sequence ATGAAGGAAAATATTCATCCCGATTATCATAAAGTAGTATTCATGGATACAAACAGCGGCTTTAAGTTTTTAACAGGATCGACTAAGACATCGAACCAGACAATCCAATGGGAAGATGGCAACACATACCCGCTTATTAAAGTAGAAGTAAGCTCTGATACCCATCCATTTTATACCGGTGTCCAAAAGTTCTCTGACCGTGGAGGCCGAACTGAGAGATTTATGAAGAGGTATAGTTTAAAGGAAAAATAG
- a CDS encoding FAD/NAD(P)-binding protein, whose amino-acid sequence MYEWIIIGGGIQGCTIATFLVKNKKILPSNLCIIDPHEKPLSNWTRNTGLIGMKFLRSPFVHHLDADPFSLISFTQKKNFKDNEFYGQYKRPSLKIFNDHSHHLFQEIALEQSWHQGYVNDIEKGKEHWRVHTLDGKSLAGRNIVLALSVNDQLFIPEWAESLHEESDQVFHIFDKTACIQELKPSIAVVGGGITSAHLVIRLAALYPGSVTLIKRHPFRVFDFDSDPGWLGPKKQTAYRQISDYDKRRDVIIGARNRGSLTAELFQKLKKLENEHKIKVVDGEVKAAVKRDGEEISLILEQEEVNVKSIVFATGFKPGRPGGGWLDKAIEKFGLPCARCGYPIVSSTLEWCPHLYVTGSLAELEIGPIARNISGARQAAERIVQSI is encoded by the coding sequence GTGTACGAATGGATTATTATAGGCGGAGGCATACAAGGATGTACGATCGCCACCTTTTTGGTAAAAAACAAAAAGATTTTGCCAAGCAATCTCTGTATTATTGATCCGCATGAAAAACCTTTATCCAATTGGACGAGAAATACTGGGTTAATTGGTATGAAGTTTCTTCGTTCTCCATTCGTGCATCACCTTGATGCCGATCCGTTCAGCTTAATCAGTTTTACACAGAAAAAGAACTTCAAGGATAACGAGTTTTACGGTCAATACAAGCGTCCGTCCCTAAAGATATTTAACGACCACAGTCATCATTTATTTCAAGAGATAGCTTTGGAACAATCCTGGCACCAGGGCTATGTCAATGACATCGAGAAAGGGAAGGAACACTGGCGTGTCCATACATTAGACGGTAAAAGCCTGGCTGGCAGGAACATTGTATTAGCACTCAGCGTAAACGACCAGCTGTTTATTCCTGAATGGGCAGAATCCCTTCATGAAGAATCAGACCAAGTGTTTCATATCTTCGATAAAACTGCCTGTATTCAGGAGCTGAAGCCTTCAATTGCCGTAGTTGGAGGAGGAATCACTTCTGCGCATCTGGTAATCAGACTAGCAGCTTTGTATCCGGGATCGGTCACTTTAATCAAAAGGCATCCCTTCAGAGTTTTTGATTTTGATAGCGACCCGGGATGGCTGGGACCAAAGAAACAAACTGCCTATCGTCAGATCAGCGATTATGATAAACGCAGGGATGTTATTATCGGTGCCAGGAACAGAGGGTCGCTGACTGCTGAACTGTTCCAGAAGCTAAAGAAGCTTGAAAATGAACATAAGATTAAGGTAGTGGACGGTGAAGTAAAAGCAGCAGTTAAAAGGGACGGGGAAGAGATCAGCCTTATACTTGAGCAAGAAGAGGTTAACGTGAAATCTATCGTTTTTGCCACAGGATTCAAGCCCGGGCGCCCTGGCGGAGGGTGGCTGGACAAGGCAATAGAAAAGTTTGGTCTCCCATGTGCCCGATGTGGTTATCCAATTGTCAGTTCAACGCTCGAATGGTGTCCTCACTTATACGTAACGGGATCTCTTGCCGAATTGGAGATCGGCCCCATTGCCCGGAATATATCCGGTGCACGCCAGGCAGCCGAAAGAATCGTTCAGAGTATATAA
- the rpmG gene encoding 50S ribosomal protein L33 → MRVKITLACTETGDRNYITTKNKRNNPDRIELKKYCPRLKRYTLHRETK, encoded by the coding sequence ATGAGAGTCAAAATTACGCTTGCATGTACGGAAACAGGAGACAGAAATTACATTACTACCAAAAATAAAAGGAATAATCCGGACCGGATTGAATTAAAAAAGTATTGCCCGCGTTTGAAGAGATACACACTGCACAGAGAGACGAAATAG
- a CDS encoding DUF1456 family protein produces MLNNDIMIRLRYALDIKDTDMVEIFELGGVNVTKDDVRMILQRIDEDEYGEEIVPEGYIRVNNAMMEQFLNGMVTFKRGKRPGETGAPPLTGETVNNQLLKKVKIALSLTSEDMLEIFDLAGVRVSKGELGAILRKEGHKNYRECGDKFARNFLKGLALKFRG; encoded by the coding sequence ATGCTTAACAATGATATAATGATCCGTTTGCGGTACGCATTGGATATCAAAGATACTGATATGGTAGAGATATTCGAGCTTGGCGGCGTGAACGTGACGAAGGACGATGTCCGAATGATTCTGCAGAGGATAGATGAAGACGAATACGGCGAAGAGATTGTCCCAGAGGGGTACATAAGAGTCAACAATGCAATGATGGAGCAGTTCTTGAATGGCATGGTTACTTTTAAAAGGGGGAAGCGTCCTGGGGAGACTGGTGCTCCGCCGCTAACTGGGGAGACAGTGAATAATCAGCTTTTGAAGAAAGTGAAGATCGCCCTGTCGCTCACGAGCGAGGATATGCTCGAGATTTTTGACCTTGCGGGAGTCCGTGTGTCTAAGGGTGAGCTCGGTGCGATTCTGAGAAAAGAAGGGCATAAGAATTACCGTGAATGCGGCGATAAATTCGCGCGGAATTTCCTGAAGGGCTTGGCCTTGAAATTCCGTGGGTAG
- a CDS encoding cysteine dioxygenase: MTLKPQAKKALDSLKSPSRDEMKEALAELNMSVDELEPLLQSSSGKPYYRKLLYKSEDIELLVMNWSDLECAPHDHGDSHGWIHVLNGTSINSVYEVKNNKLPKELFKEYHQQGQLFFAPKKGVHKMQADGPDGLVTLHLYSPPISGMKVYDLEKCAACVVSDDCGAWWPDEQRQKIKEIQLTKQEDGSHAS, translated from the coding sequence ATGACTTTGAAGCCTCAGGCAAAAAAAGCGTTGGATTCATTAAAAAGTCCCTCCAGAGACGAGATGAAGGAGGCACTGGCGGAGCTCAATATGTCTGTAGATGAATTGGAGCCGTTACTTCAATCTTCTTCTGGAAAGCCTTACTACCGAAAACTTTTGTACAAAAGTGAGGATATCGAGCTGCTGGTGATGAACTGGTCAGATTTAGAATGCGCCCCCCATGACCATGGCGATTCCCATGGATGGATTCACGTCCTTAACGGGACTTCCATCAACTCCGTCTACGAGGTCAAAAACAACAAACTGCCGAAAGAGCTTTTCAAAGAGTACCATCAGCAAGGACAACTCTTTTTCGCGCCTAAAAAAGGTGTCCATAAAATGCAGGCAGACGGTCCAGACGGACTCGTCACTCTCCACCTCTATTCCCCGCCCATCAGCGGGATGAAAGTCTACGACCTTGAAAAATGTGCAGCCTGTGTTGTCTCCGATGATTGCGGAGCCTGGTGGCCAGATGAGCAGCGTCAGAAAATCAAAGAAATCCAGCTTACAAAACAAGAAGACGGCTCTCATGCTTCATGA
- a CDS encoding DMT family transporter, producing the protein MDVKKAIGMVVAIAGVFLVTTTRSGHSFEFVLNIGFILMILSTLNWAVYSILLKRLQIPYPALLVTCYMSLIGFMLTLPFIIRNKGWESLPLLTQTEWAHLLFLAIFVSGIGYWYWGKALEVLDASKVSMFLYLEPLATLIAAIFLLHEKFILISAIGGIIIIIGVAIVNGGLARLLASTILKK; encoded by the coding sequence ATGGATGTGAAAAAAGCGATAGGAATGGTGGTCGCCATAGCAGGCGTCTTTCTTGTCACTACCACTCGCAGCGGGCATTCCTTCGAGTTCGTGCTGAACATCGGCTTCATCCTGATGATATTGAGCACCCTGAACTGGGCGGTTTATTCCATCCTGTTAAAAAGGCTGCAAATCCCGTATCCCGCTCTTTTGGTGACATGTTACATGAGCTTGATCGGCTTTATGCTCACTCTTCCTTTTATCATCCGCAACAAAGGCTGGGAATCTCTGCCCTTGCTGACACAGACAGAGTGGGCACATCTTTTGTTCCTTGCGATATTCGTGTCTGGAATTGGATATTGGTATTGGGGAAAAGCGTTGGAGGTATTGGATGCCTCGAAGGTGTCAATGTTCTTGTACCTTGAGCCGCTTGCTACCCTGATTGCCGCCATCTTTCTTTTACATGAAAAATTTATCCTCATAAGTGCCATTGGCGGAATCATAATTATTATAGGAGTGGCCATTGTCAATGGCGGTCTTGCACGCTTACTGGCGAGTACCATTTTAAAAAAATGA
- a CDS encoding EamA family transporter, which yields MPYYRSVFGEFPLFQRKLYWESWIRIPSLCCALASGLFFLLLILLLNRYTLRISIRYIPHLIVLGILGVFIHQVLQATALLTIDASSAGWLISFSPIFTVILRSSFCMKRWM from the coding sequence ATGCCTTATTATCGATCAGTTTTTGGGGAGTTTCCTTTGTTTCAGCGAAAGCTGTACTGGGAAAGCTGGATCCGTATTCCCTCCTTGTGCTGCGCTTTGGCATCGGGGCTTTTTTTTTTATTGTTGATTTTACTGCTGAATCGTTATACTTTGCGGATTTCGATCAGATACATCCCTCATTTGATCGTCCTCGGAATACTTGGTGTATTTATTCACCAGGTCCTGCAGGCAACGGCCTTGTTAACGATCGATGCCTCGTCTGCCGGCTGGCTGATTTCATTTTCTCCAATTTTCACAGTCATCCTTCGGTCCTCTTTTTGCATGAAAAGATGGATGTGA
- the abc-f gene encoding ribosomal protection-like ABC-F family protein, translating into MLELKVHGIKKYMESTLVVNSFTLEAFEGDKIGIVGANGSGKSTILKVIAGIEPMHYYPGYPQTSSPGYDEGLIHRPRGASFAYLEQMPSYPAGLKVIDVLNLAFEEVHNIEKQMREIEAQMQVLEGGALEKALNKYSDLVNLYEAKGGYDQEEKLSKVCTGLKFTEDFLQRDFDLLSGGEKTTVGLGKILIHQPDILLLDEPTNHLDMESIEWLEGFLKNYKGIVLIVSHDRYFLDNVVNKIVEIEDMETISCRGNYSSFISQKEENMRVQYEQFREQQKKVNNMEKQVTSLRDWALRADNNKFFRRAASIQKKLDKLDRIEKPIFERGNMRLSFNDAVRSGNETIKAVGVSKRYEDKVIFDGADLMVHYGERVGLVGPNGSGKTTFLKMLLGEEQPDSGVVELGANVMAAYLPQKIDFKNEELTVLECFREDISIVEGKAREYLAKFMFYKKSVFKKVKFLSGGERIRLKLAMLMFQDINLLILDEPTNHLDIDSIETFEAALEDFKGTIFFISHDRYFINKIGERVIAVEDCGLKSYEGNYDDYKRERALLEVVPNVKEKKEKAQRMAQPDPGGGLLKKIEGLEKEITELDLVMGVKQDYEELDQLYSRKQQLNNELELAMEMWLSEGE; encoded by the coding sequence ATGTTAGAACTTAAAGTGCATGGAATTAAAAAATATATGGAATCGACACTTGTCGTGAACAGTTTTACATTGGAAGCATTTGAAGGGGATAAGATTGGAATTGTCGGGGCGAATGGCAGCGGGAAAAGTACGATTCTCAAAGTGATTGCGGGAATAGAACCAATGCATTATTATCCTGGCTACCCGCAGACCTCGAGCCCTGGATATGATGAGGGGCTGATTCACAGGCCTCGCGGAGCGTCGTTCGCTTATCTTGAGCAAATGCCTTCGTATCCGGCTGGCCTGAAAGTGATCGACGTGTTGAACCTGGCTTTTGAAGAGGTTCATAATATTGAAAAACAGATGCGTGAAATCGAGGCACAGATGCAGGTTTTAGAGGGTGGTGCCTTGGAAAAAGCGCTCAATAAATATAGTGATTTGGTGAATCTATATGAAGCAAAGGGCGGTTATGATCAGGAGGAGAAGCTAAGCAAGGTTTGCACCGGACTTAAGTTTACCGAGGATTTTTTACAGAGGGATTTCGATTTGCTTAGCGGCGGGGAGAAGACGACGGTAGGTCTCGGGAAAATCCTGATCCACCAGCCGGATATCCTGCTGCTCGATGAGCCGACGAATCACCTTGATATGGAATCAATCGAATGGCTGGAAGGCTTTTTGAAAAATTATAAGGGAATCGTGCTGATTGTCTCGCATGATCGTTATTTCCTCGATAACGTTGTCAATAAAATCGTCGAGATCGAGGATATGGAAACGATCAGCTGCCGAGGGAACTATTCCAGTTTTATCAGTCAAAAGGAAGAGAATATGAGGGTGCAATACGAGCAGTTCCGCGAGCAGCAAAAGAAGGTCAATAACATGGAGAAGCAGGTGACGAGCCTGCGTGACTGGGCGCTGAGGGCGGACAATAACAAATTCTTCAGGCGCGCGGCCAGCATCCAGAAGAAGCTTGATAAGCTGGATCGCATTGAGAAACCGATTTTTGAGCGAGGGAATATGCGTTTAAGTTTTAACGATGCGGTGAGGTCCGGGAATGAAACGATTAAGGCGGTTGGTGTTTCTAAGCGTTATGAGGATAAGGTGATTTTTGACGGCGCTGATCTGATGGTTCATTACGGCGAGCGGGTCGGTCTTGTTGGTCCGAATGGCAGCGGAAAGACGACTTTCCTGAAAATGCTTCTCGGGGAGGAGCAGCCGGATTCGGGTGTGGTTGAGTTAGGTGCGAATGTGATGGCCGCTTATCTCCCTCAGAAGATTGATTTTAAAAATGAAGAGCTGACGGTGCTTGAGTGCTTCCGTGAGGATATCTCGATTGTGGAGGGAAAAGCGCGCGAGTATCTGGCGAAGTTCATGTTTTATAAAAAAAGTGTCTTCAAGAAAGTGAAATTCCTGTCCGGAGGCGAGCGAATCAGGCTGAAGCTGGCGATGCTGATGTTCCAGGATATCAACCTGCTGATTTTGGATGAGCCGACGAATCATCTGGATATTGATTCGATTGAGACGTTTGAAGCCGCCCTGGAGGATTTTAAAGGGACAATCTTCTTCATTTCGCACGACCGTTATTTTATCAATAAAATCGGCGAGCGCGTGATTGCGGTTGAGGATTGTGGGCTGAAGAGCTATGAGGGGAATTATGATGATTATAAAAGGGAGAGAGCGTTGCTAGAAGTGGTGCCGAATGTGAAGGAGAAAAAGGAAAAGGCGCAGCGAATGGCGCAACCAGACCCAGGGGGTGGGCTGCTGAAGAAGATAGAAGGCCTGGAAAAAGAAATCACGGAGCTTGATTTGGTGATGGGGGTCAAGCAGGATTATGAAGAGCTGGATCAGCTGTATAGCAGGAAGCAGCAATTGAATAATGAGCTTGAGCTGGCGATGGAAATGTGGTTGAGTGAAGGGGAGTGA